Below is a genomic region from Neisseria zoodegmatis.
CATCGTAAGTATTTTTATTGTTTTTAAAGTCTCTAATGTCTATATATTTTCCATGAGTGGCGTGTGTGCGAACTACATAATTTGACATTTATTTCTTACCTCCTTGTGTAAATCCTTAATTCCCAAAAGATAATGGGAGCGCGAGTATAAAGGATTTTTTTCACACAATCAGGAGCAGATCGTTTCAATCTATTTTTTTACCCTTTTATCATTATTCAAATTTAATTAATTTTTTAAATGTTATTTAAAGTTAAATTAAATTAATGACAAAAATATTTATTTTGTCAACAATTTTAAGAAATAAAATAATCTGGCTGATATATCATGAAAAATGAAAGAAAAAAATTAATGAAAAACAAAAAAAGTTAAATTAAGTTAAAATTTAAAAACAGACGCATAAATCTTATTTGAAAATATTATTTATTTCATAGAGCCAATATACAAACTCATTTATTATTTATCGATACGAATCATAGATGCAGACGTTGAAATGTCATAAAAAAGCATATGCAAACCAGAAAAAACAAACATGACATTAAACTTATTTCCCAATCATAATCAGCCCGATGCCAATCTGCTTCCTTACGACGGAATTGTTAACAATTACGGCATCATCATTCCTCCGCCCGAGGCTGACGGCTATTTCGACGTGCTGATGAAAGAGATAAATTGGCAGCATGACGAGGTATTGATATACGGCAAGCGGATCATCACTGCCCGCCAAACCGCTTGGTACGGCGACAAGCCGTTTGCCTACACTTATTCGGGCGTTACCCGACGCGCTTTGCCGTGGCATCCGGCCTTATTGGCGATTAAAGAAACGGTAGAACAGTACATCCGCCCGTACAGCCCTGCCGTTTTCAACACATGCTTGCTCAATCTTTATTCAGACGGCCGTGAGGGTATGGCTTGGCACAGCGACGATGAGCGCGAACTGGGTAAGCAGGCGGTTATTGCGTCAGTCAGCTTTGGTGCAACCCGAAAATTTGCGTTCAAACACAAGCACACGCAGGAAAAACGGGAAATGATGCTGCAACACGGGCAGTTGATTGTGATGCACGGTAGCACCCAAACTTATTGGCGGCACGCCGTAATGAAGAGCGCGGCTGTTCACGAGCCGAGAATCAGCCTTACTTTTAGAACAATTCTGGATTGATGCCTATCGCACATATACTTGAGGCCGTCTGAAAATGTTTTCAGACGGCCTCCTTATTTAAACCGATATCCTCAAAACGCTCACGCCCCAAACGCAATCAAATGTTCCAAATCCATGCGGATACCGATGCGGCTGCCGACGGGATGGTCGTGGTGGGCGGGCACTTGGGCGGCAACGGTTTCGCCGCTGTCGAGCTTGAGCGTGTAGATGAAATAGCTGCCTTTGAAATCCTTATCCAGCACTTCGGCGGTAATCGGGCTGCGGTCGTCGTGCACGATATCGTCGGGGCGGATAAGCACGTCCACTTCGCTGCAACATTGGCAGGCAAACGGCACGGTGCCGCAAAACTCGCCGACGGCCAGTTGTACGCAAGCCGGGCTTTTAACCTTGCCGCGCAGCATTACGCCGGTGCCGATAAAGCGGGCGGTGTAAGTGTCGGCAGGCTCATGGTAGAGCTTGTAGGGCGTATCCCACTGTTTCAGACGGCCTTCGTGCATGATGCCGATTTTGTCGGCCATCGCAAACGCTTCCTGCTGGTCGTGCGTGACCAAAATCGCGCTGGTATTTTCGCGTTTCAGCAGTTGGCGCACTTCTTTCGACAGGCGTGCGCGCAAGTCGGCATCGAGGTTGGAAAACGGCTCGTCGAGCAAAATCAGCTCGGGCTTGGGTGCAAGGGCGCGCGCAAGGGCCACGCGCTGTTGTTGGCCGCCTGAAAGCTGGTGCGGATAACGGCTGCCGTAGTCGGGCAAGCCGATTAATTCGAGCAGCTCGTTGATCCGTGCATGGCGTTCGGCGGCAGGCTGTTTGCTGATACCGAACGCGATATTCTGGGCGACGGTCAGATGCGGAAACAGCGCGTAATCCTGAAACACCATACCGATGCGGCGCAGGTGCGGCGGCATGGATGTGAGGCCGTCTGAAAGCGTGGTGCCGCTCAACACGATCTTGCCGCTTTCGGGCTGTTCAAACCCTGCAATCGAACGCAGCGCGGTGGTTTTACCGCAGCCCGAATGCCCGAGCAGGCAGGCGATTTCGCCTTGTTCCAATGCAAAACCGAAATCCTGCAACACGGGTTTGCCGTCGAACGAAAGATTAATTTGGGAAACTTCTAAAATCATGTGTTTTGCTCCGTGCGCGAAAACAGGATAACGGGCAGCAGGCCGGTTAAAACGATAAGCAGAGCGGGCAGCGCGGCATTGGCAAACTGCCCTTCGATGGTGAAAGCGTACACCCGCACGGCGAGCGTATCCCAATCATAAGGGCGCGTCATCAGCGTAATCGGCATTTCTTTCATCACGTCCACAAACGCCATCAGCACCGCCGTGCCGATTGCACCTTTCAGCAACGGCAGATACACGCGCCGCAACACGCCGCCGCCGGTGCAGCCGAGCGAACGCGCCGCTTCGGCCTGCGACGGGCTGATGCGCTCCAGCCCCGCTTCCACCGCCGCGTAACCGACGGCAAGAAAGCGGATGAGATACGCCGCCAACATCACTGCCAACGTGCCTTTCAAAATGCCGGTAGTGCCTTCGGGCAGATTCAGGTGTTCAATCAAAATATTGTCGAACCACGCCACCGGCACGAACACCCCCACCGCCAACACCGTGCCCGGAATGCCGTAACCCAGCGTAGCAATACGCGCGGCAACGGCGGCGAAACGGCTTTTATCCACCCGTTTCGACAAGGCCAACAGCAACGCCACCGCCGCCACCAGCACGGCCGCGGCAAAGCTGGCCGCAAACGAATGCCACGCGTGCAGCCACAGCGAAGTGTTGAAACCGTCGTTCCAAGTATCGTGCGCCCATACGATCAGTTGCACCAGCGGAATAACAAACGCAAACAGCAGAATCAGGCCGCAATAAGCCGTCGCCGCCCACTTGAGGCCGTCTGAAAGCGGCTTGCGGCGGTGCTGCTGCGCCTTGCCGGATTGGTTGAAACGGCGGTTGCCGCGGCTGAGCTGTTCCAAAGCCAGCAACACAAACACCAGCGTAATCAGCAAAGCGGCGAGCTGCTTGGCCGTTTCCAGCGAATAAAAATCAAACCACGCCTGATAAATCGCCGTGGTAAACGTGTCGTAGCCGAACACCGATACCGTGCCGAAATCGGCCAGCACTTCCATCAAAGCCAAAATCACGCCGCCTCCGATCCACGGCCGCGCCATCGGCAGCGCCAGCTTGAAAAACGCCCGCCGCGGCGACAAACCCAACGACGCGCCCGCCTCCAATGCCCGCTGCCCCATGCTGCCGAAAGCATTTCGCGCCAACAGGTAAACATACGGATAAAACGTCAGGCTCATCACCACCGCCAAACCGAAACCGTTACGCACATCGGGCAAAAACTGCTCGATGCCGTAGCGTTCGCGTATCAGCGTATTCAGCGGGCCGGTGTAGTCAAACAAACCGAGCTGGGTAAACGCGAGCACATAAGCCGGCACCGCCAGCGGCAGCATCAGCGCCCAAAAGAAAAAACGCCGCAGCGGAAAATCATACATCGCGGTAAGCCACGCGCAGGAAGTGCCCAGCACCGCCACGCCCGCGCCCACGGCCAACACCAAAAACAGCGTGTTTTTCAACAATTGGGGCAATTGGTATTCCAGCAGAAACGACCAGATTTCCGCATCGAACTCACCCAATGCCGCCACAATCACCGTCAGCGGAATCAGAATCAGCACAATACAGGCGGTCAGCCACAAACGCGGCAATAAGAGTTTGGATACAGGCAGCTTCATAAGTTTTTTCAGACGGCCTCATCAAAATGGAAAAAGAAAAACGATATAAAAAACGGTATTATCAGTTGAGCATCCGCATAATGCAAACCCGATAACATCGTTTTTATTATAAATGATAATTTATATTGTTCTTAATACGATACTTCATTACAATACACAAATGAATGGCAATTGTTGTTCCCAGTGAAACATTTACCTCTAAAACCGTTTCCATTTGCGAATAACAACCTGCCTCCACATCAAACTTAAACTCAAGGTCATTGAAGAGGATCAGAAACATGATGAAAAAAGCACTTGCCGTTTCCGTAGCCATGCTGGCGGCCGCTCCCGTATTTGCCGAAGAACTGGTGGTTTACTCGTCTCGCGCCGACAACCTGCTGCGCCCCGTTGCCGAAGCCTACCAAAAGAAAACCGGCGTTACCATCAAACTGGTTAACGACAAAGCCGGCCCCCTGATGGAAAAACTCAAAGCCGAAGGCAGCAACAGCCCTGCCGACGTATTCATCACCGTTGACGGCGGCAACCTGTGGCAGGCCACCCAAATGGGCTTGCTGCGCCCCATCAACTCCGCAACCTTGAAAACCAACATCCCCGCCAACCTGCGCGACCCGAAAAACCAATGGTTCGGCCTCTCCGTACGCGCCCGCACCATTTTCTACAACACACAAAAAGTTAAGCCCGCAGAGCTTTCCACTTACGCCAACTTGGCCGACCCCAAATGGAAAGGCCGCCTGTGCTTGCGTACTTCCAACAACGTATACAACCAATCTTTAGTCGGCACCATGATTGCCAACCTAGGCCAAGCCAAAACCGCCCAAATCGTTAAAGGCTGGGTCAACAACTTGGCAACCGAGCCTTTCGCCAACGACACCGCCATGCTTGAAGCCATCGGCGCAGGCCGCTGCGACGTGGGCATCGCCAACACCTACTACTACGGCCGCCTGATGGACAAACAGCCCAACCTGCCCGTAGGCGTATTCTTCGCCGACCAACAAGGCAAAGGCACGCACGTTAACGTATCCGGCGCCGGAGTGACCAAACACACCAAAAAAGCCGCCCAAGCCCAAAAATTCATCGAATGGCTGAGCGGCAGCGAAGCACAAAACCTGTTTGCCGACCTCAACCACGAATACCCCGCCAACCCGAAAATCAATCCTGATCCGAAAGTGGCCAAATGGGGCAAATTCAAACAAGACGTAATCAACGTATCCGTAGCCGGCAGCAACCAGAAAAAAGCCGTGATGCTGATGAAACAAGCCGGTTATAAATAAACAATAATCGGTAATCGCAAAAAGGCCGTCTGAAAATGTTTTCAGACGGCCTCTGCCTTTCTATCCAAGCAAATTCCGGCAAGCCGGCAAACCGTAGAACTTTTACCCGCCTCCGCACTCTTTAATCTATCTACATGATTCATATCAAACAAATATTGATTCACATAATGGAGACAATGATGAGTACAAAACAATGGTTAGGTATCAACGGCGCCGAAAGCCGCAACGCCGATAACAACACATTCGACACAAGCGACGGGCTGCTTAAACTTACCGGCCAAGTTGCCGAACAGACCGACAGAATCGAAATCCATATCTACTATTCCGACACGACCAAAAACAACCAAATCATCGAACGGCACTTACAAAAAAGCTTCATCCCCATCAATCAAGACGGCACGTTTATAGCAGAGATGAGCATTCCGCCATCCTTTAGCGGCGATATCCTGGCCGAATTAAAAGCCTTCGGCAGACAAGGCAACGTTACCACCACCCAAATGAACGGCCATTTAGACGGCAACGAACAGAAAATCGACATTGTTTCCGACAGCGGCGTCATCAAAGACAACGAATACGCGTGGCACAGCTATTCCAACAATCTGGAAATCAAAGGCAAAGTGGAGGCCGGCAGCCAATCGGTTCTCATCAGCGACGGCTATGAAAAACCAAACCACAACATGAAACACATCACCCATTTAATCGACGAAGAAGGCAATTTTTCCTACAAACTCGACAACCTCTCGCACGGCAACCACGTTATCAGCGTCGCCTCGATTGATGCCGACGGCAATTTCACCTCGAATCTGTTTCACATCAGCGTCGGCCGCAAACCCGGCGGCGTGATCATGATTGACGGCGATGAAAATGTTTGGACCACCAAAGGCAAAGAAATCAGCGGTTCGCTGTTCGACAACCTGCACCCCGATTCCCGCGCCGCCTCGCCGCAAGTCATCTCTTTTTCCGTCGACGGCCAATACGTCCGAGCCGGCGAATCAATCGATATCGACGACGTAGGCACTATTAAAATCGAAAACAACCGCTACACGTTTACCCCGCTTGCCGACTTTACCGGACGCGTTCCCGACATCACCTACCACTCCTCCACCCACCTGATACCCGGTATCCGCAGCACTTTCCCCCGCAAACCCGATTACGATGATTCCGTGTTGTCGATCCGCGTCAACGACACCGCCGGCAATCCCTACGAATACCACTTGGGAGCAGGCGACAACGCCCTCGGCAAAAACGCCGAGCTGCAAGGCAATATGGGTAAAGACGTTTTAATCGGCGATATGCGCAACAGCGCCGAATTGGACATCAACGGCGAAAAAATCACCTACACCGTCAAAGCAACGCACGACACCCTCGAAGGCAACAACGGCAACGATATTTTGTTCGGCGACAACATCAGCACCGCAGAACTGGATTTCAAAGCCGAAGACGGCAGCGATGCCTTCCATGCCTTGCAAGCCTACGTCGGCGAACACCTCGGCAGCACAAGCAACCCTGCCGTGCGCCACTTCATCGAAGAAAACTGGGCGCAACTGCTTGACCGCAGCAACAACGGCGGCAACGACACCCTGCGCGGCGAAGCGGGCAACGACATCTTAATCGGCGGTGCCGGCGATGACTATTTATTCGGTGGCACAGGCAAAGACAGCTATGTGTTCGTAACCAACAGCGACAGCGGCCACGATACCATCGTCAACTTCGATTTCGACCAAGACAAATTGGTGTTCACCGAGCTGCTGGATTTTGACCAACACTTCCTAGAATGGGATCAGCAAAAGCATGTTTTATCTTTCCGCGGCGAGGAAGACGGCCATACTTATCAGAATTCAATAACCTTCAAAGGCATCAAATCTGATATGACTTTAGACGATATTTTGAAAGTTCAGGAAATATTGGGCTGATCAACATCGGCATTACCGCTTTACAATGCCTATGATGGAAATAAGGCCGTCTGAAAATATTTTCAGACGGCCTTATAGTCTCTTGTTGCTAAGCCTTAGCCCAATTCGCGCTGCTTCTCACTCAACAATTGATGAATATGGCGGGCAATTTCCTGCCTGTCCGCACCCGACGGCACGGGGTCGAGGAAATAAAGTTCTGCCGTACCGCCCGGCTGCGAAGCGATCATGCGAATGGATTCCACCAAACTGATGTCGCCGTAGTACGCCATGGCCGGGTTTGGGCTGCTGCCGTCCGGATTGGGATAGCGGCACAACACCGGAATAAACGGCACGCCCGCTTCATTGGCCGCCTGAAAAAAGCTGGTTTTAAACGGCAGAATTTCGTGGCCTTCACTGCTCGTGCCTTCGGGAAACAGAGTAACCGTATCGCCGTTTTTCAACGCCTCGGTAACATGGCGGATTTTCCGGCTGTTGCCTTCGGTGCCTTTGTTGCGCGTTACATAAACGGTTTGCGCCTGTGTAGCGAGATAACCCACCACCGGCCATTTCGCCACATCGTCTTTGGCCACAAAACGGCCGGGAAACGCGGCATTAATCGCCATAATGTCCAGCCATGAAATGTGGTTGCAGATCATCATCTGCCCCTGCCCTTCTTTCGGCAGGTTGCCGTAGGTTTTGAGCTTCAGCCCGCAAGAGGCGAGCACGCGCAGCGACCACAATTGAATGGCGCGCAGTTTGCGTTGCTTGCTGTAAAAAGGAAACAGGAAAAACATTTCCAGCATGCCGTAAAGCAAACAGCCGGCTATGCAGAACAGTCGGAAAGCAGTGCGTAAGGTTTTCATATTATTGAAGTGTGTGTGCAATACATCAGCAGGCCGTCTGAATAAGTTTTAGCGAAGCCTGCATCGTTCGCTTTAGCGAATCCCTCCAGCGGGTTTTCAGACGGCCTGATGATTTATTTTAAAGTCGCGGGGCAAAACGTTGGAGATAGCGGTCGTTTAAGCGGTTGATGTCCATCAGAATCAACACGTCGGCGCAGTTGAATGCTTCATCGACGCACGGCTCGCCGCAAAACCAGGCACCGGCGTTCAAATAGCCTTTAATCAACGACGGGCAAGGAGGATTTTCAACGGGATTCAGTTCGTCCCATTTGAGGGGATTGAGCGGACGCACGCACCATTGTGCAGGCGCCAAATGCTTTTCTTTTAAAGCGTGATACAGGCCGGCCGCTTCGTGGCCGCCGTCGACGGTGCTGATGCTGCCGCAGCCGATCATAAAACGCAGGTTTTCATCGCGCATGAACTTCACCAAACCCGACCACAAAAGCATAATCAAGCCGCCGTTGCGGTAATCGGGATGGATACACGCTCTGCCCAGCTCAACGGTTTGCGGCAGAATGTCTTTCAAGGGAGAGAGGTCGAATTCGTGTTCGCTGTACCACGAGCCGACGGCTTGGGCGCCCTCTTCGGTAATCAGACGGTAACAGCCGATCACTTCGCCGGTGGCATCGTCAAAAGCTAACAAGTGGTGGCAATGTTGGTCGTATTCATCCACATCCAAACCGTCGCTGCTTTGGATGTCGGCGCCTAATTCTTCGGCAAATACTTGATAACGCAAGCGTTGTGCGGCTTCGATTTCTTGTTGGTTTTCCGCCAGTCGCACAGTCAGGCCGATTTTCGGGCCTGTGGTGTTGAAACGGCTTTTATGGGGCATATAAGCTCTCGTCGTCAGTAAGTAAGCCCGTTAGTATAACAGAGTGCTTTTGCATTTTTCCATACATAATACTGACAGTTACCGTTACTGAGGCCGTCTGAAAACACCTTTTTCAGACGGCATCCACCACCTCGCCGGCGCCAACTTTGCCCTACCTTACTCAACCGACACAGCCGCAACAATCAACCGGCCAAACCGCTCACAACCCTTTATATACAGAAAAAATCTGCTCATAATAACGGTTTTGCACCACCGCTGCACACCCGATGATTCCGCCGTGCTTTACCTATCGTTTTACACACCCAAACGGCTCGGCAGCCTTCGATCAGGCAGCGGAAAACGGCTTCGGTTCACTTTCTTTACCGGCGCGGATTTGTTGTTTTTCCGTCCACATTGTCCTGCTCACCGAGGCCGTCTGAAACCGATTACCGCACATTACCAGACTAGGCTGTCTTCTCATGAAAACTTTTCTTACCACTCGCTACCGGATACTCAAGAAAAAAATCATCCACAAACTCAATCAAACCCAAAGGCTGTCGCGCAAAACGCTAGCTTTCGGCTTTCTGCTCGCCGGCGCGGCGCTGGTGGCGCTGGTATCGCTGGCGTTTGCCAAAATGGCAGACTGGGCGCTCGAAGAAAACGCGCGACTGGTCGGCGAATATCCGTGGTTTGCGTGGGTGGCGCTGCCGCTCGGCCTGCCTTTGATTGTTTGGCTGACGCGCCGTTTCGCGCCTTACACCGCAGGCAGCGGCATTCCGCAGGTGTTGGCCTCGCTGTCGCTGCCTTACGGCGCACAAAAAACCCGGCTGATTTCGCTGTGGCAAACCATGTTGAAAATCCCGCTTACCTTTCTCGGTATGCTCGCGGGCGCGTCTATCGGGCGTGAAGGGCCGTCGGTGCAAGTCGGTGCCGCCGTAATGTCGGCTTGGGGCGCATGGTGCAAAAAACACAATATCGCCTTCAAAGGCATGCAGGAAAACGATTTGATTGCCGCCGGCGCGGCAGGCGGTTTGGCCGCTGCTTTTAATGCTCCGCTGGCCGGTGTGGTGTTTGCCATCGAGGAATTGGGGCGCGGCATACTGTTGCGCTGGGAACGGCAGATTTTCATCGGCGTCTTGGCGGCCGGTTTCATTCAGGTGGCCATTCAGGGCAACAACCCCTATTTCTCAGGCTTTCACGGCACCGAGTTGGACGACATGCTGATTTGGGTCTTGCTGAGCGCACTGGTGTGCGGCGTGGCCGGCGGCCTGTTTGCCCGCATGCTGTATAAAGGTGCGGCGGCCTTTTCGCCCGAAAAATACCGCGGCTGGATACGCCGCCATCCCATTATGTTGGCCGGCGTTATCGGCGTACTGCTGGCCGCGCTCGGCACGATTTATCAAGGGCAGACATTCGGCACCGGCTATCACGAAGCTTCCGATGCCTTACGGCGCATGTATGACGCCCCCTTCGGCGTGGCCGCAGCCAAATGGCTTGCCACCGTGCTGTCTTACTGGGCGGGCATCCCCGGCGGCATTTTCACACCCTCGCTCACCGTCGGCGCGATGATCGGCCAACACATCGCCCAATTTG
It encodes:
- a CDS encoding alpha-ketoglutarate-dependent dioxygenase AlkB family protein, which encodes MTLNLFPNHNQPDANLLPYDGIVNNYGIIIPPPEADGYFDVLMKEINWQHDEVLIYGKRIITARQTAWYGDKPFAYTYSGVTRRALPWHPALLAIKETVEQYIRPYSPAVFNTCLLNLYSDGREGMAWHSDDERELGKQAVIASVSFGATRKFAFKHKHTQEKREMMLQHGQLIVMHGSTQTYWRHAVMKSAAVHEPRISLTFRTILD
- a CDS encoding ABC transporter ATP-binding protein is translated as MILEVSQINLSFDGKPVLQDFGFALEQGEIACLLGHSGCGKTTALRSIAGFEQPESGKIVLSGTTLSDGLTSMPPHLRRIGMVFQDYALFPHLTVAQNIAFGISKQPAAERHARINELLELIGLPDYGSRYPHQLSGGQQQRVALARALAPKPELILLDEPFSNLDADLRARLSKEVRQLLKRENTSAILVTHDQQEAFAMADKIGIMHEGRLKQWDTPYKLYHEPADTYTARFIGTGVMLRGKVKSPACVQLAVGEFCGTVPFACQCCSEVDVLIRPDDIVHDDRSPITAEVLDKDFKGSYFIYTLKLDSGETVAAQVPAHHDHPVGSRIGIRMDLEHLIAFGA
- a CDS encoding ABC transporter permease; translation: MKLPVSKLLLPRLWLTACIVLILIPLTVIVAALGEFDAEIWSFLLEYQLPQLLKNTLFLVLAVGAGVAVLGTSCAWLTAMYDFPLRRFFFWALMLPLAVPAYVLAFTQLGLFDYTGPLNTLIRERYGIEQFLPDVRNGFGLAVVMSLTFYPYVYLLARNAFGSMGQRALEAGASLGLSPRRAFFKLALPMARPWIGGGVILALMEVLADFGTVSVFGYDTFTTAIYQAWFDFYSLETAKQLAALLITLVFVLLALEQLSRGNRRFNQSGKAQQHRRKPLSDGLKWAATAYCGLILLFAFVIPLVQLIVWAHDTWNDGFNTSLWLHAWHSFAASFAAAVLVAAVALLLALSKRVDKSRFAAVAARIATLGYGIPGTVLAVGVFVPVAWFDNILIEHLNLPEGTTGILKGTLAVMLAAYLIRFLAVGYAAVEAGLERISPSQAEAARSLGCTGGGVLRRVYLPLLKGAIGTAVLMAFVDVMKEMPITLMTRPYDWDTLAVRVYAFTIEGQFANAALPALLIVLTGLLPVILFSRTEQNT
- a CDS encoding extracellular solute-binding protein translates to MKKALAVSVAMLAAAPVFAEELVVYSSRADNLLRPVAEAYQKKTGVTIKLVNDKAGPLMEKLKAEGSNSPADVFITVDGGNLWQATQMGLLRPINSATLKTNIPANLRDPKNQWFGLSVRARTIFYNTQKVKPAELSTYANLADPKWKGRLCLRTSNNVYNQSLVGTMIANLGQAKTAQIVKGWVNNLATEPFANDTAMLEAIGAGRCDVGIANTYYYGRLMDKQPNLPVGVFFADQQGKGTHVNVSGAGVTKHTKKAAQAQKFIEWLSGSEAQNLFADLNHEYPANPKINPDPKVAKWGKFKQDVINVSVAGSNQKKAVMLMKQAGYK
- a CDS encoding calcium-binding protein, with the protein product MMSTKQWLGINGAESRNADNNTFDTSDGLLKLTGQVAEQTDRIEIHIYYSDTTKNNQIIERHLQKSFIPINQDGTFIAEMSIPPSFSGDILAELKAFGRQGNVTTTQMNGHLDGNEQKIDIVSDSGVIKDNEYAWHSYSNNLEIKGKVEAGSQSVLISDGYEKPNHNMKHITHLIDEEGNFSYKLDNLSHGNHVISVASIDADGNFTSNLFHISVGRKPGGVIMIDGDENVWTTKGKEISGSLFDNLHPDSRAASPQVISFSVDGQYVRAGESIDIDDVGTIKIENNRYTFTPLADFTGRVPDITYHSSTHLIPGIRSTFPRKPDYDDSVLSIRVNDTAGNPYEYHLGAGDNALGKNAELQGNMGKDVLIGDMRNSAELDINGEKITYTVKATHDTLEGNNGNDILFGDNISTAELDFKAEDGSDAFHALQAYVGEHLGSTSNPAVRHFIEENWAQLLDRSNNGGNDTLRGEAGNDILIGGAGDDYLFGGTGKDSYVFVTNSDSGHDTIVNFDFDQDKLVFTELLDFDQHFLEWDQQKHVLSFRGEEDGHTYQNSITFKGIKSDMTLDDILKVQEILG
- a CDS encoding lysophospholipid acyltransferase family protein is translated as MKTLRTAFRLFCIAGCLLYGMLEMFFLFPFYSKQRKLRAIQLWSLRVLASCGLKLKTYGNLPKEGQGQMMICNHISWLDIMAINAAFPGRFVAKDDVAKWPVVGYLATQAQTVYVTRNKGTEGNSRKIRHVTEALKNGDTVTLFPEGTSSEGHEILPFKTSFFQAANEAGVPFIPVLCRYPNPDGSSPNPAMAYYGDISLVESIRMIASQPGGTAELYFLDPVPSGADRQEIARHIHQLLSEKQRELG
- a CDS encoding GNAT family N-acetyltransferase, with protein sequence MPHKSRFNTTGPKIGLTVRLAENQQEIEAAQRLRYQVFAEELGADIQSSDGLDVDEYDQHCHHLLAFDDATGEVIGCYRLITEEGAQAVGSWYSEHEFDLSPLKDILPQTVELGRACIHPDYRNGGLIMLLWSGLVKFMRDENLRFMIGCGSISTVDGGHEAAGLYHALKEKHLAPAQWCVRPLNPLKWDELNPVENPPCPSLIKGYLNAGAWFCGEPCVDEAFNCADVLILMDINRLNDRYLQRFAPRL
- a CDS encoding chloride channel protein — protein: MKTFLTTRYRILKKKIIHKLNQTQRLSRKTLAFGFLLAGAALVALVSLAFAKMADWALEENARLVGEYPWFAWVALPLGLPLIVWLTRRFAPYTAGSGIPQVLASLSLPYGAQKTRLISLWQTMLKIPLTFLGMLAGASIGREGPSVQVGAAVMSAWGAWCKKHNIAFKGMQENDLIAAGAAGGLAAAFNAPLAGVVFAIEELGRGILLRWERQIFIGVLAAGFIQVAIQGNNPYFSGFHGTELDDMLIWVLLSALVCGVAGGLFARMLYKGAAAFSPEKYRGWIRRHPIMLAGVIGVLLAALGTIYQGQTFGTGYHEASDALRRMYDAPFGVAAAKWLATVLSYWAGIPGGIFTPSLTVGAMIGQHIAQFADLQTGVNVLVLICMTAFLAAATQSPLTSSVVVMEMTGGQNLLFWLLIGAIFASQVSRQFSPKPFYHAAGARFRQRVQEEYAAKQVDIKENR